The sequence below is a genomic window from Candidatus Methanoplasma termitum.
CGGCCGAGAGGCCTATGGGCACCGCACCGCTGTACGTGTTGCCAATGACCGGGGTCAGCAGGCCCGTCTTTATCTGAGCGTCCTCGAAACCGAGCATTCCGGCGACCCTCGTTGGGAATTTTCCGTTCGGTTGGTGGAATACCGCATATTTGTAATCCTTCGGTTCTGTCCCCATTTCTTTGAGCATCATTTTCGCTGCGGATGTCACATGTTTGAAATATGCGGGGTCACCGGTGAATCTCCCGCCGTGAAGGGGGTACGGCTGACCTTCCCTTCTCCAGAAATCGGGCGTGTCGGTTGTGAAACTGAGGGTCTTGTTGATCTTGGCGATGATGTTCTTACTTCCTATCAGGAAGGCAGCTCCTCCCGCGGAAGCGGAATATTCCAGCACATCGCCCGGTGCTCCCTGCGATGTGTCGGCACCTATGGCTACGCCGTACTTTATCATGCCCGATGCAACCAGTCCCATGCAGGCCTGTATGCCTGCCGTTCCGGCCTTGCATGCGAATTCGAGGTCCGCCGCCGTCATCACTGGGGTCGCCTCAATCGCCTCCGCAACGATGGTGGCTGTGGGCTTTACGGCATATGGGTGGGACTCGGAACCTACATATAATGCGCCGATATCGTGCGGATCCACACCGGGGGCCCGAGCCATCATGTATCTGGCTGCTTCGGCCGATATCGTCACCACATCCTCGTCCACTCCCGGTACGGACTTCTGAGTGACCATCAGTCCCTTACCCATTCCTTTTCCGTCCACCCCCCAGATCCTTCCTATCTCTTCAGGTTTTATCCTGTAGCGGGGGATGTACGCACCGTAGCTTACTATTCCTATGTCCATTCATTTCCCTTCTTTCAGTTCGTTCATTTTTTTCACAAGATCCTCGACGCTGAGTTTCGTTGTGACCAGCGGGATCCCCTCCAGTTGTGCTAATTTGATAGCAAGGGGGTCGGTCTTCTCGGGGTTTTGGTAGACCACCATCGCCGGCGTCAGGGGGTGCGCCCTTATTGCGATCATCGGCGAGCGTCCGAAACGTACATTTGTGAAAACAAGAGCCCTTTCTATGCTCCATCCGTATATCTTCAGATAATCTTCGGAGCCGAGACTGAGAATGGTCTTGACCGAATCCACTATTGTGTATCCGTATAACCTCTTCGCCTGCAATTTATCTGTGTTAAGATTCTTTCCCCCGATAGCATCGATGAACCTCTGCTCATCGATCCCTTCGGAGAATTCATCCATTGCGATGATGCATTCGAGCTTCATGTTGGGCAGATAACGCGAAGCGATCGGAGAACCGTTCTCCGCATCCAGTTTGATGAAAGAGTCCACCATCTTTTTTATTACGTTAACGCCGGGAGATTTCCTTCTCCCCGATTCGTAATCACTTATAACAGAATGCGACACGCCCATCTCGTCCGCAAGCTGGTGCTGGGACAATTTGAATTCTTCCCTCCACTTGCGGATAGTTTTTCCCGGGTCGGACGACAGGGTAATCTCCCCTGCGATCTTCTCCTTGAACTCGTCTGCCATTGTTAGACGATTGATTGGTATTATTTAATCATGTCGAATATCTATAACGTCAATTGACGAACAAGACCGTTAACTCAGTTCTTTTTTCATAGCATCCGCGACCGACTTCAGAACCATGACCCTGGCGTACTTCTTGTCATTAGATCCGACGACCGTCCAGGGAGCATGTTTTGTGTTTGTGGATTCAATCATGATATTGACATGTTCGTTGTATGCGTCCCACTTTGAGCGGTTGCGCCAATCCTCGTCCGTTATCTTCCATGCCTTCAGCGGATCGTCCGCCCGTTTTTCAAACCTCGACAGCTGCTCTTCGGGAGTTATATCCAGCCAGAACTTCAACAGGATGATGCCGCTGTCCTTCATCATCTTCTCAAAGGCGTTGATCTCGAATGGGGATCTTCTGTACTCTTCTTCCGTGCAGAGTCCCTCTATATGTTCCACCATCATCCTCCCGTACCATGTCCGGTCATAGACCGTTATATGGCCTTTCTCGGGAATGCCTTTCAGGAACCTCCACAGATAGGTATGCTTGAGCTCCTCTTCGGTAGGGGCTTTGGTCTGATATACGTCATAACCTCTCGGGTTTAACGCATGACACAGATGTTTAATGCACGATCCTTTGCCTGCCGCATCCCATCCTTCAAAACACACAACAAGCGAGCGGTCGCTGAGGGACAGTTCCATCTGCAACTCTCCGATCTCATCGGAAAGGTCATTGATCATCTCGTCATACGGCATGTTGTATCTCTTGTTCAGGTCAAGACAATTGCGCGGATTCTCAAATGTGCGCTCTATCTCAGGCATAGCAAGCGGCGGGGGTTCGGAGTCCAGCCTTTTGTTTACTGTCTTAATTATGACCTCCGCCGTTTCAATGACGGTCTTACCGATATCGCCAATCTTTATCAGATTCCACGGGGCGTACTCTGTGTCGGTTCTTTCGTAGACGTGGTCCAGCACGCTCCCTTTGAACTTTTGAGGGTCGATATTATCCAAAGAGAGGAATGACCTTCTCGGCATCTTGGGGCCGTATTGCGATCCATATTCCTTCAATATCGAAACGTTCGACTTTAGGATGATCTTGATCAGAAGGATACCGTTCAAGGTCAGATATCTTTCAAGGTCGTTGCTCACTTTGAGCATATTATCGAGACCTTTCCAGTCATCGCCGTCGCCGTATCTCTCTATCGCAGCAGAGTACCAAGATCTGTCGAAGAGGCCGAGCTGGCCTTTGGCAGGAGTATGCTGAACGAAGTCCAGTATCTCTGCGGGGCTGCCGATGGTCGTTGGATCGAAGTGGCGGTACAGCACGCCTCTCGGTTCAAGGCATCTTATCAACTCGCTGTTCACCCGTCCGTTCACTCTTCCGCTGCTTCCTTCGAAGACCACCAGGACAGGCAGCCCCTTTTCAAGCATCCTCTGCTGCATTTGGTTGAGGTCGTTCAAGAGACTGTCCGGTATGAGCGCTTGCATGTGGGGTCATCGTCAAATAAAATATTAAACAGATACCAAAGCTTGTAACAGCGACATTCTATTAACTCAAAAAGCGATTGGGGTGTTCATGTCTTGCAAAGATCCCGAAGAACATTATTGTGCGATGTGCGATGAAATGGGCGGATACTCGCCGAGGACGCTTAAGAGCATAAAAGAACTGAACCCCGATTTCATGGAAACGCTTCACGCAATGGACAAGTTCATGACGGAGGACAGAGCGCTCGACAAGAAGACGAAGAGGCTGATGGCGCTTGCATGCATTGCGGTGAGGATGTGCGAGGACTGCGTATATGCGCAGGCGAAGGTCGCCAAGAACTACGGGGCGACCAAAGAGGAGATACTGGAGGCTATCCAGGTAGCGGTGCTTACCGGCGGGGTCCCATGCTGGTCCATCGCGAAGGATGGCATCACAAGGCTTTTCAAAGAATGGGACTGAACAGCCCACTTTAACATTATAAAAGACCGGCAGTTTCCGCCGGTCAAATTGATATATCTGATTTTTATGGTTCTCTGAGAATCTATGCGGAACAGTTACGACTCCGTATGAAAAAATACTGATGCATCCTGCCGACAGAAGCCCGAAGAACATGTTCGGAACATCCTAAAGCGGGAGATATGACGGATCTATGTCAGATCATTAAAAAGACTCTTATTTATGACGCTTGCACACGATCGTATCGTTAAATTTGGTATCAATTAACCACCGCCGGTACGTGCGCCGTGCACGAATACCTGAGTGTCAATTGTTGTGAATATGATGTATTAATATAGAAGTTTTAAGATATGCCGTAAAGTCAATTAAAGAGTGGGGGCTTATAAATTGAAAATCAATAAAAAAAATACAGTACTCAAATACGGATTTTTGGCAGTGGCGTTGATACTGATGATAGCAGTATCAGTGTTTTTATCGGGTTCTTCAGACAGGTCTTCGGCAGCAGCGACAACACCGGATTATACTATAGATCTGACTTCTCCAGCATCGGGCACAGGATGGACATACTCAGGCACCATCATCGCCTTCGACACGAATGCGAACGGTCACACATATCAGATAGAACAGACAACTGTGGGAACTCTGAGCAGAACAATGGTTTTTAACTCCGGCGTCAGCACAGCAGTGATCTTCGCCGGGATCAATATCGCCGGCGAGATCAATCTGAACGGTGCCGAACTGGCTCTTTGGATATCGGCAGGCAGCACAAACACGATAAACGGTAACATCCTTGTGCCATTAGGCTCATCGATACTGATCGACAGTACAAATCCCGGGTCATCCGACGGCTCATTGACCGTTACCTCTGCGAACAGTTATGCTGCGGGCATCGGATCATCGAACTGCAGTACCGGCAACTCGACCATTAAAGGCGGCACGATCACTGCTACGGGCGGATTTTACGGCGCAGGTATAGGCGGCGGTGGTCTCACCACAGGCGGTGCATCCGATGGAGGCACCATTGCGATCGTCGGCGGCACAGTGAATGCTACAGGCGGCCGTTACGGCGCAGGTATAGGCGGCGGAGGCGGCAACGGAAACGGTCAGAGCGGCGGCAACGGAGGAGTCATAACGATCGGAGGCACTGCCGTTGTGAATGCATACGGTACCGGCGGTGCCGGAATAGGCGGCGGAGGCGGATACTTCACAAAGAACGGCACACCCGGCGTTATTACGATCAACGGCGGTACCGTGACTGCGACAGGCGCCAACGGCGCAGGGATCGGGAGCTCGGCACCATTGAACGGTAATGTCAACAACGGCGGTACAATAACGATCAACGGCGGTACCGTGACTGCGACCGGCAGCACGGGATGCGCAGGGATCGGAGGAACACTATACGGCGACATTGACGCAATAATCATTACGGGCGGCAATATAATCGCAACAAGCACTTCAGGCGGGGACGGCATAGGTTCGGGCGGATACGGAACTTCGACAAATGTTACAATATCCAGCGCGGCAAAAATACTGGCCTTCAGCAGACCGGCTTACAACGATTATTACAATGCGGTCCCGATAAGAGGCGCAGGCACCGGAAGCACCGGATACTATGTGAATGCAATAATGGAATACGGAAGAGAATTCTCGGGTCCGGTCGAAGTATATGCGGACGGAGGACTGACGCCGATATTAACGATCGACATTCCTGCGGGCTGTTACGGATTCGCATTCCAACTTCCAAGCGATGCAGCTGTTTCAAAGACATACAAACTTGTTGCGGTCGAGTCCGGAACAAAGAAGAACCTCGTGAGACTCGCAGACGAAAGTCCGGAAATATACTCTGTAAAATCAAATACAGGGTATGATGCTCATGACGGATGGAACGGAGCACTTCCCTTGAAGTTCGAAGGGTACATACTGACACTTGAAATAGTCGGGAACGGAACCGTTAATGTTACCGGCAACAGTCCGAAATACGGTCCGATAAACGAGACAGCACATGAAGGTACCAACATAATCTCATTTGCTGTCGATGTCACAGAGCTTAAGTTAACACCGACAAATGGATCCGATGTTTTCTATCAGTTCTACAACTCAGGAATGGCGCACCCCGTCACATACAATCCTTCGCCTACATATGACGTTTCCGGAGGCAACCAGAATATCTATGCCTACTTCATTGACCCCGCTGAAAGCACGACTTTGGATCTGGAAGTAGTAGGTCCTGCGGTATCACAAGGGAAGATAACGGTCATTGTAAAAGGTGATCCGTATTCTGCCTTTACCGTGGACAAAGGTACAGCATACTCAGGTAACTTCTATAGGGGCGATAATGTAACTTTGTCGATCTCCGGAACGGCCACTGACTTCCTGTACTGGATTGCATCCCCGGAGCCTGCGGGGTTCTTCCTTGGAAGCGGAGCGGGTCAGACCATCTGGATGATGGAAGACTATGACCTGAAGGCGGTATTTGAAACAGCCGGCCCGCTTATAACAGATCCACATTACATCACGGCAATATCGGATGGCAAGACGATCCTCGCACCGGGCGGGGTGTCCGCAGTGCAGAATGGAGGTGAAAGAACATTCATCTTCATAGCAAAAAGCGGATATTATATCTCATCCGTAACGGTCGACGGAACGCCTCTTACCCAGGAGCAGATCAACCTAGGAACATATACTTTCGTAAATGTGGTGAAGGATCATACAATCGAAGTGAAGAGCGCACAGGAAGCCGGGGGCGGAAGTAAAGACACAAACAATGACACAAACAATGACACAAATAAAGATGCTGATGATGACACAGATAAGATCACCGACCAAGATAATGGTGTAACTGCCGATACGAACGATGGTAATGTCGCTGCGACCGGCGGCAGCGGCATCTTGTGGTGGCTGCTCGTATTAATAATTCTGCTTATCATCGCAGGCACACTGATATGGCTCTATCTGCGCAGGAAAAAACAACATGATGTCACTTAAAAGGAGATTAAATCTCCTTTAAACCTTTTATTTCCATTTCCTTCACTAAAAAATGCGACTTTCATCGTATTGTGAGAATGTCCGCTTATAGCTTTCGCTGGTCAAATTGATATATCTAATTTTTATTAGCAAAGAGCAGTGAAAAGATAATGACGGACATCGGAAGCTGCACAAAGAAGCTCAGGACGGAACAAGGCGAGGTCACCATATACAGTTTGAAAGAACTGGAAAAGAAAGGCGTGATAAAGGAACTCGGAAAGATGCCGTACTCGATCAGGGTGATAGTCGAATCGATGCTTAGGAACAGGGATGGCGAGGTAATCACCGACGAGGATGTCAAAGCGATAGCGTCCTGGGATCCAAAAAGTAATGTCGAGCACGATATTCCGTGGATGCCTGCCCGAGTGTTGCTGCAGGATCTCACAGGCGGCGCGGCAGTTACCGACCTCGCCTCCATGAGGGAAGCCGTCTCCGTCATGGGGAAGGATCCAGAGTCCATCAACCCTCTTGTTCCGGTGGACCTTGTTATCGACCACTCCATACAGACAGACTTTGCAGGCTGTGCCGACGCTCAGGATAAGAACGAAGAACTGGAGTTCAGGAGGAACAGCGAAAGATACGCTCTGTTCAAATGGGCGCAGAAGGCGTTCAGGAACTTCAGGGCGGTCCCTCCCGGGAACGGTATATGTCACCAAGTGAACTTGGAATATCTGTCCCCGCTGGTACATGTGAAAGAAGAAAAAGGGATCCTGACCGCATACCCAGACTCTTGTTTCGGAACAGATTCACACACCACACAGATCAACGGTCTGGGAGTGGTCGGCTGGGGGGTCGGCGGCATCGAGGCCGAAGCGGTCATGGTCGGACAGCCCAGCTATATGGACATTCCCCAAGTGATCGGATTCAGGCTTACAGGTAAGCTCTCTCCGGGAGTGAATGCGACAGATCTTGTTCTTACCGTTGTGCAGATGCTAAGGAAGAAGAATGTCGTCGGGAAGTTCGTGGAATTCTTCGGCCCGGGATATCAGAACCTTTGTCTTGCAGACCGTTCAACAATTGCTAACATGGCACCAGAATACGGAGCGACGATGGGATATTGCCCGATAGATGAAAAAACAATAGAATACATGAAGCTCACAGGAAGAGACCCCAAGCATATCGATGCGGTCGAAAAATATGCGAAAGAACAGGGCCTTTGGTACAACGTAGAACCGGAATACACAGACACTCTGGAACTGGATCTTTCAACTGTCAGGCCGTGCCTCGCAGGATACAAGAGGCCTCAGGACCGCATTGACCTTGGCAATATGAAGAAAGAGTTCTCGGAAGCCCTCAAAGCGTTCAAGATCGAGAAGCAGAGGATGCCTTCGGGAGATAAAATGGGCGACGGCTCTTTGGTGATCGCATCAATAACATCATGCACGAACACTGCCAATCCATCTGTGATGATCGCCGCGGGACTCGTTGCAAAGAAGGCGAACGAGCTCGGTCTGAGACCAAAGGAATTCGTTAAGACATCCCTTGCCCCCGGTTCCAAAGTTGTAACAGAATATCTGGAGAGATCCGGTCTGCAGGAGCATTTGGATGCGCTTGGATTCCAGAACTGCGGATACGGATGCATGACCTGCATAGGCAACAGCGGGCCGCTCTCCGATGAGGTATCAAAGGAGATAATATCAAAGGACCTTGTCACGGCGGCAATTGCCTCGAGCAACAGGAACTTCGAAGGAAGGATACACCCGCTCGTAAAAGCAAATTATCTTGCATCCCCCCCGTTAGTTGTGGCATTCGCCATCGCAGGCCGCGTAGATATCGATCTCGAAAAAGAACCTCTCGCCGAAATAAAAGGAAAGAAGGTCTATCTCAAGGACATCTGGCCGGCTGACGAAGAGATCCAAAGGATCAACGACAAATACGTAACGACGAAAGCGTTCACTTCACAATACAAGGATATATTCAAAGGATCGAAGAGATGGGACAGGATCGAGAGCAAGGATTCGCCGTTATTCAAATGGAAAGAGGACTCCACTTATATCAGGAATCCTCCGTTCTTTGACGAATTGTTCGACGATCCGGAGATAAAGAGCATCAAAGGAGCAAGATGCCTCGCCATGCTCGGCGATTCCATCACCACCGACCATATCTCGCCCGCCGGCTCATTCGATGCGGGATCGGATGCGGGAAGATACCTGATATCACTGGGGGTCGAAGAAGAGGACTTCAACTCGTACGGATCGAGAAGGGCGAACCATGAAGTGATGGTAAGGGGAACGTTCGCAAACATAAGATTGAAGAACCAGCTCACGCCCGGCGTCGAGGGAAGCTCGTCCAGATATTTCCCCGAGAAGAAGGACGATACTATCTTCGAAGTGTCGCGGCTGTACTACGACGATATGACGCCGCTGATTGTTCTTGCGGGAAAAGAATACGGAACGGGAAGCTCAAGGGACTGGGCGGCAAAGGGTCCGAACCTTCTTGGAATAAGAGCTGTGATCGCCGAATCATTCGAAAGGATCCACCGGTCGAACCTCGTCGGAATGGGGATAGTCCCGCTGCAGTACCTCGAAGGCCAGAATGCCGGCACATTGAAACTGAACGGCTCGGAGATATTCGATATCGATCTCGAAGATCTCGAACCCAAAGGCACCGTAAGAGTGACGGCATACAGGGACGGCAAGAAACTGGTGTTCGATACCATTTGCAGAGTGGACGTACCGATCGAAGCGGAGTACATCGCGAACGGCGGGATACTTCAGTATGTTCTGAGGAATATGATCTCTTCCTAACACAACATTTAATAGAATGATGGAAATCATCCATCGAAAAGGGCCCGTGGGGTAGCTTGGTATCCTTGTAGCTTCGGGAGCTATTGACTCCGGTTCAAATCCGGGCGGGCCCACTCACTGTACGATAAAACGTACGCTTATATATCTCTGAGCATATGTGTTACTATGACCACGATAAATGCAACCGAAGCAAGAGCAGATTTTTACAACTTAATCGAGAGTGCTCTGTCCGAACCTGTCAGAATAACATCTAAAAGAGGCACGGTTGTAATGGTATCGGAGGAAGAGTGGGAAAGCATTGTTGAGACCCTTTATCTGATGGGAGTCCCGGGGCTTCTGGAGGACATTGAAAGAAACAATAAGATGCCGGATTCTGAGTGGACAAGGTGGAACGGCAGTGGCCTATGATGTCCGGCTGGCACCTCCGGCGATTGAAGACTTATGTGAGCTTGAGAGAAGCGGGTATGGTCGGAAGGCAAGGGAGTTGCTGACAGTTCTAGAAGAGGAACCATTAAGAAACCCTCCAAAATATAAAAAATTAAGTGGTGACATGAAGGGAAAGTTCTCTCGAAGAATAAATGC
It includes:
- a CDS encoding Txe/YoeB family addiction module toxin produces the protein MAYDVRLAPPAIEDLCELERSGYGRKARELLTVLEEEPLRNPPKYKKLSGDMKGKFSRRINAEHRLVYEVLPSKDEKYEGEVRVHRMRTHYKGIIPAIFFGSLIF
- the acnA gene encoding aconitate hydratase AcnA, with translation MTDIGSCTKKLRTEQGEVTIYSLKELEKKGVIKELGKMPYSIRVIVESMLRNRDGEVITDEDVKAIASWDPKSNVEHDIPWMPARVLLQDLTGGAAVTDLASMREAVSVMGKDPESINPLVPVDLVIDHSIQTDFAGCADAQDKNEELEFRRNSERYALFKWAQKAFRNFRAVPPGNGICHQVNLEYLSPLVHVKEEKGILTAYPDSCFGTDSHTTQINGLGVVGWGVGGIEAEAVMVGQPSYMDIPQVIGFRLTGKLSPGVNATDLVLTVVQMLRKKNVVGKFVEFFGPGYQNLCLADRSTIANMAPEYGATMGYCPIDEKTIEYMKLTGRDPKHIDAVEKYAKEQGLWYNVEPEYTDTLELDLSTVRPCLAGYKRPQDRIDLGNMKKEFSEALKAFKIEKQRMPSGDKMGDGSLVIASITSCTNTANPSVMIAAGLVAKKANELGLRPKEFVKTSLAPGSKVVTEYLERSGLQEHLDALGFQNCGYGCMTCIGNSGPLSDEVSKEIISKDLVTAAIASSNRNFEGRIHPLVKANYLASPPLVVAFAIAGRVDIDLEKEPLAEIKGKKVYLKDIWPADEEIQRINDKYVTTKAFTSQYKDIFKGSKRWDRIESKDSPLFKWKEDSTYIRNPPFFDELFDDPEIKSIKGARCLAMLGDSITTDHISPAGSFDAGSDAGRYLISLGVEEEDFNSYGSRRANHEVMVRGTFANIRLKNQLTPGVEGSSSRYFPEKKDDTIFEVSRLYYDDMTPLIVLAGKEYGTGSSRDWAAKGPNLLGIRAVIAESFERIHRSNLVGMGIVPLQYLEGQNAGTLKLNGSEIFDIDLEDLEPKGTVRVTAYRDGKKLVFDTICRVDVPIEAEYIANGGILQYVLRNMISS
- a CDS encoding type II toxin-antitoxin system Phd/YefM family antitoxin; this translates as MTTINATEARADFYNLIESALSEPVRITSKRGTVVMVSEEEWESIVETLYLMGVPGLLEDIERNNKMPDSEWTRWNGSGL
- a CDS encoding hydroxymethylglutaryl-CoA synthase, producing MDIGIVSYGAYIPRYRIKPEEIGRIWGVDGKGMGKGLMVTQKSVPGVDEDVVTISAEAARYMMARAPGVDPHDIGALYVGSESHPYAVKPTATIVAEAIEATPVMTAADLEFACKAGTAGIQACMGLVASGMIKYGVAIGADTSQGAPGDVLEYSASAGGAAFLIGSKNIIAKINKTLSFTTDTPDFWRREGQPYPLHGGRFTGDPAYFKHVTSAAKMMLKEMGTEPKDYKYAVFHQPNGKFPTRVAGMLGFEDAQIKTGLLTPVIGNTYSGAVPIGLSAVLDKAEPDDRIFVTSYGSGAGSDSFDLTVTDEIKKYQKKNAPTVEKMIENPVYIDYGMYVKFKKMIIMPGG
- a CDS encoding carboxymuconolactone decarboxylase family protein is translated as MSCKDPEEHYCAMCDEMGGYSPRTLKSIKELNPDFMETLHAMDKFMTEDRALDKKTKRLMALACIAVRMCEDCVYAQAKVAKNYGATKEEILEAIQVAVLTGGVPCWSIAKDGITRLFKEWD
- a CDS encoding helix-turn-helix domain-containing protein, with the protein product MADEFKEKIAGEITLSSDPGKTIRKWREEFKLSQHQLADEMGVSHSVISDYESGRRKSPGVNVIKKMVDSFIKLDAENGSPIASRYLPNMKLECIIAMDEFSEGIDEQRFIDAIGGKNLNTDKLQAKRLYGYTIVDSVKTILSLGSEDYLKIYGWSIERALVFTNVRFGRSPMIAIRAHPLTPAMVVYQNPEKTDPLAIKLAQLEGIPLVTTKLSVEDLVKKMNELKEGK